Genomic DNA from Microscilla marina ATCC 23134:
AATCGGGTAATCATAAACTATTTTGCCCAAAACGGTGTTGTTCTTGTACTACCCTATGGTTAAAATATACCCAAAGCTGTTTTTAAAAATATAAATAAGACCCAATGAAGCATATTAATAAAATACTCTTGCTGTTGTCGCTGTTTTTAGTGGCGGCAGGTTTTGAAATAAAACACCCCAACGCTAATGTTCCTGGTTTGATCAACAAGGAAAGCCCTTACAGCGTGCAAGAAACTACGGCACGAATGGTGAAAATTCTGAAAAAGAAGGGGTTAAAAGTTTTCAACGTAATCAACCACGCCGAAGGAGCCAAAAACGCAGGAATGGACTTGCGACCTACTACCGTAATTGTATTTGGTAACCCCAAAATAGGCACCCAACTTATGCAATGCGATCAACGTGTAGGGCTTGCTTTGCCAATGAAACTGTTGGTATGGGAAAACAAAGCAGGCAAGGCAATGATGGGGTATACTGATCCAATAGAACTCAAAGAAAAGTTTGACCTGAAAGATTGTAGCGGTGTATTGGGTAAAATGCAAAATGCCCTCGATAAACTCACCAATGCTGCTTTGAGCAAATAAAGGCAAACTAATACAAAAAATAAAAGCCCTTGATATAGCCCAATATCAGGGGTTTATTGCTTTAGTCCTCTACTCCTCTCAGAAAACGTTCGATAGATACCCATCCATAAATTTGTAAATCCATCAACACGCTTTTTATTGCCTTATCTGACCTCACAGCAAGCTCTAGTTTCTCTAAAGCCTCAGGTACAAAAGCAGCAATGTATTTTTGACGATTATACAAAATGCCCTCTCTGAAAAAACCCAAATGGTTGCCGTTCACATCGTATACATCCAACACATCGGGGGCATTGCTCACAATAAGGTAGGCCACTTGTTGTTGGTTTTTGTACAAATGCAATGCATTGCCAGGTGTAATATAAGCCACTTTTTTACCTGCTTTGTTCCACAACACCGTTTTTTTAGTTTGTGCCTGCGCCGTAACTCCCCAACCTATCAGCATACAAATCAATAAGAGCTTTTTCATAAAATAATTTTTCTTTGCTTAAAATACAAAAAAAGAACTTGCCTTAAAAGGTAAGAAGTAGCCATGGCAAAAGTAAAGTTGAGTGACCAACCCATTGCCTGCCTGGTTCAAGTTTTTTTACAAAAAAGTACAGAAAAAAATATCCCCAAAATCTTGTCAGAGCAGTTTTTTAAATTGAAATAATCAGAGTTTTTATTTTACTTTTTAATGAACTTCTGAAGAATTCTTACAGGGTAGATGACAATCCTAGGGGTTTAGTCTTAGCTTGCAGGGTCAAAGTTAAAGTAAAACAAATGCAAATAACCTTTGTAGGTACTGTCTAAAATGCAATAAATATATCTACAAACTTATTTATTATCTAAGTTATTTATGACCCCTGACTTTCAAACATTACCTGACCTGAGTGCAAAACAGGCATCCCAAATACCCAATAAAATAGCACTTATTTATGAGGATGAATTGTACACGTATGCCCAGTTGGAACAAAACGCAAACCGTGTAGCTCAAGGCTTGCTACAATTGGGTTT
This window encodes:
- a CDS encoding DUF302 domain-containing protein gives rise to the protein MKHINKILLLLSLFLVAAGFEIKHPNANVPGLINKESPYSVQETTARMVKILKKKGLKVFNVINHAEGAKNAGMDLRPTTVIVFGNPKIGTQLMQCDQRVGLALPMKLLVWENKAGKAMMGYTDPIELKEKFDLKDCSGVLGKMQNALDKLTNAALSK
- a CDS encoding 4-fold beta flower protein, yielding MKKLLLICMLIGWGVTAQAQTKKTVLWNKAGKKVAYITPGNALHLYKNQQQVAYLIVSNAPDVLDVYDVNGNHLGFFREGILYNRQKYIAAFVPEALEKLELAVRSDKAIKSVLMDLQIYGWVSIERFLRGVED